In the genome of Bacteroides mediterraneensis, the window TGTAAAACGATGAAATCTGTAGAAGGAAACTTGTAAATTCTTTTTGAGGAAAATCCAAACGACTTCAATCTGATATGAAACGACAGAGGCCATCTCAAGGTTCATTTTGAGACGGCCTCTTTTTCTTTTACTTTCATCAAGAACGAATTACCATCCAGGATTTTGTTTCCATAATCCATCCATCACATTCAACATATTCTCCTGGATAGGTTGCAGATAATCTCTGTTAGACTTAAACTGCCATCCCTCCGGCATTGAAGAAGGAGGTACTGGCAAAATATAACGAAGGGCATCTCCCGGATTTCCCGTCAGGAACAGGTTATTGTCACTTGCCAAATCGTATTTCAGTTCTGAACCATAATGCTGTGGCAAATTACTACCAACAAACAATGCCCCCATGGGAACCTTACCTATAATAAGTTCCTCAGCTGCAGCCCAGCGCAAGATATCTTTCAACCGTTTTCCCTCCAAAGCAGTTTCAACTCTTCTTTCACGACGAACAGCCTGCACATATTTGTTCAAATTCTTGAAAGGATAACTTGCGTCTGTGTTATACTCCCTGTCAAAATCTACGTCAGGCATCCCGGCACGAGCACGCAATGGCTGCAACACTCTCTTAATTTCAGCAGCGTTAGCCTCACCGTTCTGCTCAGCCAAAGCTTCCGCATGATTCAACAGGATGTCTGCATAACGGAACTGGATAGCCGGAGTCGTTCCTTTGTATTCACTGATATAATCTCCTGCACAGTCTATTTCTACATGTTTGAGCATCACATAACCTGTAAGATTTGTTCCAAACGCTGTACCATCTCCAGCCAATGAGGGCCACTGAAGTATATATGGATTACCATCCCTTTCCGGTTTCATGCGTTGACCAGGAAATGCTACTGTTTGAGCCAATCGCGGGTCACGGTTAGCCGGATTCAGTTCATCAGGATAGTTTTTCTTCAACTCCAGCAACTCATTGCCCAATAAGGGTCTGCCATCTCTCGACAAATAATCGTCTACCAGCGAAGCACATATACCAATATTTCCACCTCCTGTATTCAAATAACGGGTCACACTGTTTCCTACCTTGTCACCATCGTACATTTTAAACCACAAGATTTCCGGATTGGTCGTAAGATCCGGGGTATCAAAAAGCTTACGATAGTCACTACTGATATCTCCCGTATTATAAATCTTCCAAACGCCTCGCGCTTCCACTTCCTGACAAGCTTTGATTGCCGTTTCAAGATAACTTTCAATCTTCGCATTCAAATCAGCTTCACTCAAAGTATAATCATAGAATTTTTCAGATTTATCCTTTTCTTTTGCATAATGATAGCGTTCCCACGTAGCTTCAAACAAGGCTACTTCACTGATCAATGCACGAGCCACATCCCGATGGAGTCTCATGGAAGATGAGTTATTCTGTTCACCCATCAAATCTCTGGCATTACCCAAATCCTCAAGAATCTTGTCGACAATGAACGTACGGCTTTCCCGTGGCAGCATCATTTCCTCCAGATTCGGATTCAAAGGTTTATCTACCCATGCCAGTTCTCCATAATCAATAAACATTCTATAATAATACCATGCACGGAAGTACAACGCTTCTCCCTTGAGTTGGTTATATTCCACACTACCCTTCTCGGGGCAATTTTCGATATTATTAAGCAGATAGTTTATATCCCTGATATAGGTATAGTTTGACAATTCAACAGCATTGCTTAATGCGGTTTGCCCCATCAATCGTGTGTTAGCCGCCATACTGCTCATGTTGTCACTGTCATAATCCTGACCCGCGATACCACCGCCGCCACCGGCCATGAATCCTTGCCCTATCAAGCCACTTTCATAATAACGGTCTACATAATTTCTTATTTCGCCCACACTCTGAAACGGGTCTGCCGTAGAAAGTACCCCTTCCGGCATCTTATCCAAATCATAACATCCGGTCAATCCAAAGGAAAAAGCCAACGCTAAAAGTATATTTATTTTTTTCATATATCAATGTATTATAAGTTAACAATCAGACCTACAGACAAAACCTTGTTCATCGGATAGTTCTTACCTCCTTCTGAAGTATAGGTATTGGAAGTAAATATAGCTTCCGGATCAAACATACCCTTCAGTTTGGTGAAAGTCAACAAATTTTCGCCAGAGAAGAACACCTGTACTTTCTGCAAAGCCAATTTCTTCACCCATACATCAGGCAATGTATAACTCAATGTAAGGTTCTTCAATCTGCAATATGCTGCATTCTGCAAATAACGGTCGGTCGGCTGTATATTCTTATTCTGGAAAGGTGCTACTCCACCTGCACTATTAATATAAGGTTTCGGATAATAAGCACCCGGATTATCCGGACGCCAATAGTCCATGTGTTCCTTGAACACGGTAACCTGTGCAAAAGAGCTGAAGCCCCAGAAATACACTCCGCTCGGATTCCAATCACGTTTGCCTACTCCCTGGAACATCAAACTCAAACTCAATCCTTTCCAGCTGATTGACCCATTTACGGTATATTGATAACGAGGAGTAGTGTTACCGATGACCGTCATATCACCCATATTACCCAACAAGTTACTTCCACGGTCTATAATTTTTCTTCCATCTTCACCTACTTTTCCATCAAGATCCACATATTTCACATCTCCTGGCTCCCAAAGTTTTCCACTAAAGTAAGTCATGTCATACGCTTTATTATATGCATCGGCTTCTTCTTGCGTCTGTATCAGTCCATCCGTACGATACCCCCATATTTCTCCGTAGGTTTTACCTGTATACCAAGTGTTTGCGGGATTACTTTCTTCTGACGAATATTGCATAACTTTAGTCACTGCATCCGAAACAGATCCACCAATACTATAATCAATATCACTACCAATCTTACCTCTATAGTTCAACGATAGTTCCCATCCTCTGTCACGCAAATTGGCGTTGTTTTCCTGAGGAGCTGATGCACCAAACATATCCGGAAACTCATACCCAGGTCCCAACATATCTTTCGTATCTCGCTGGAAAATATCCAAAGTACCCGTCAAGGCATTGCCAAAGAAACCAAAGTCAAGACCGATATTCTTACTTTCCACCTTCTCCCATGTAGTATTGGGATTTACTACGGCCGGAGGATTCGTGTACATGTGACGGCCATCGCTAAATATATAGTTGCCCAGACTACCATTGATACTCATTGTAGAAGCAAACGTATACAATGCCGCATTGGCTTGATTTCCCAATAATCCGTAAGAAGCTCTCAGTTTCAGATTTGACAAGAATCCTTCAGCCTTCTGCATGAATTTTTCACGATGAATATTCCATCCCAATGATACAGAAGGGAAAAAACCCCATCTGCTGTGACTGGCAAAACGTGAAGAACCGTCATAACGTCCGTTCACTTCCACAAGATATTTCCCGTCAAAATCATAATTGATACGACCGAAGAATCCTCGTGTGGCCCACCCATTACGTGTATCAACCACAATCTTATCACCCGTACCCATACTGACATTTGGATTAGCTGTAGAATACAGCCCGGTAATCGAATTCTTCATCCAGCTAAAATCATTGTTTTCTTCCTGGTAACCAGCCATAACTGTAAAGTTATGCTTATCAGCCAATGAAAACATGTAGTTGGTATAAAGATTGATACTCTGATATCTTGTATTGGCATACGCACGCGTAAACTGACCGTCAGCCGATACACCCAATTCAGAACGCGCCACCTTAGTCAACGTCACACCATCTTGTTCATAAATATATGGAGCTACATTTAAAGCCTCATACTCCATATTCTCTTGTTTATAAGTATAATCAAAGAAAATAAACCAATTCTTGACTGGCTGGAACTCCAGTCCTGTAGTAAAATTGAAACGGTCATTCTGTGTATCGGTATATGTTCCACTTTGCAAATAAGGCACCATTGACAATTCTGTAAAATGTCCATTTGGATCTATTGGAGACACTGTAGGACGGAAACGTGCCAAGCTATGATAAAAACCTTCCGACAGACCTCCGTCAAGAGATACTCCATTAACTGTTCCCTGATTGAATGGCGTTTTATTGTCCGAATGCATGTATTTAGCATTAAACTTCAATTTCATCCATTTGGTCAGTTCTGACGTAATATTTGCATTCACCGTATAACGGGCATAATCCATATCTGCATACCTCAATATGCCATCTTCATTATAATAACCCGCAGAAACATAATACTGAGCCTTCTTATTGCCACCACTGAAACTTAAATTGTGACTTTGCTTGAAACTGAAATTCTTGTAATGCAAATCAAAATAATCCGTGTTACCCAAACCAAGTTCAGAGTTCTCAAAGGCCGCATTCAGCGATTGGCCGGGTTTCAAATCAGCCCACGGATTCATACTTGAAGGATCTCTCATATATTGCTCCAACTGAGCTATCTTTTCTGCAGAATAAGCTCTATTCCCCGCACCGGCATTATTGACTCCATCATTCCAGAATTTCACAAAATCAAGTGAATTCACCATATCAGGCAACACAGTAGGGGTACTCCATCCTACACTCCCTTGATAATTGGCGCGCATTTTTCCTTCTTTACCTTTTTTGGTAGTAACGAGAATCACACCATAAGCTGCACGAGCTCCATATATAGAACAAGCTGCCGCATCTTTTAATACAGAAATGTTTTCTATATCATTGGGATTTACATCAGACAATTCCATTTCTACTCCATCCACCAAAATATACGGAGAAGCATTTCCAGACAGATTTCCCTGACCACGTAAAGTCAACGTACCTGTAGCACCCGGTCTGCCGGAACTATTATTACTTACCGTCAAGCCCGGCACCATACCTTGTAAACCTTGTGTGGCATCTGCTATAGGACGAGTTTCAAAGGCGTCACCTTTTACAGAAGAAACAGCACCAGTAAGGTTGACCTTTTTCTGCACACCGTAACCTACTACAACAATTTCATCAAGTTCTTCCGTATTACTTTTTAAGGTAATTCTAAGGTCTGTACCATTCCATACAGCTTCCACATTCTTATAACCGACAAAAGAAATGACAATCACATCTCCTTTTTTCACATTTGGAATAGAAAAGTTGCCATCCAAATCGGTAATGGTTCCATTGGAAGTCCCTTTCACCAAAACCGACGCACCTATCACACTTTCACCGCTTTCATCCAAAACAACTCCTTTACACTGATTTTCCTGTTGAGACACACGCATTCTGACTGCTTC includes:
- a CDS encoding RagB/SusD family nutrient uptake outer membrane protein, which produces MKKINILLALAFSFGLTGCYDLDKMPEGVLSTADPFQSVGEIRNYVDRYYESGLIGQGFMAGGGGGIAGQDYDSDNMSSMAANTRLMGQTALSNAVELSNYTYIRDINYLLNNIENCPEKGSVEYNQLKGEALYFRAWYYYRMFIDYGELAWVDKPLNPNLEEMMLPRESRTFIVDKILEDLGNARDLMGEQNNSSSMRLHRDVARALISEVALFEATWERYHYAKEKDKSEKFYDYTLSEADLNAKIESYLETAIKACQEVEARGVWKIYNTGDISSDYRKLFDTPDLTTNPEILWFKMYDGDKVGNSVTRYLNTGGGNIGICASLVDDYLSRDGRPLLGNELLELKKNYPDELNPANRDPRLAQTVAFPGQRMKPERDGNPYILQWPSLAGDGTAFGTNLTGYVMLKHVEIDCAGDYISEYKGTTPAIQFRYADILLNHAEALAEQNGEANAAEIKRVLQPLRARAGMPDVDFDREYNTDASYPFKNLNKYVQAVRRERRVETALEGKRLKDILRWAAAEELIIGKVPMGALFVGSNLPQHYGSELKYDLASDNNLFLTGNPGDALRYILPVPPSSMPEGWQFKSNRDYLQPIQENMLNVMDGLWKQNPGW
- a CDS encoding TonB-dependent receptor, giving the protein MRVSQQENQCKGVVLDESGESVIGASVLVKGTSNGTITDLDGNFSIPNVKKGDVIVISFVGYKNVEAVWNGTDLRITLKSNTEELDEIVVVGYGVQKKVNLTGAVSSVKGDAFETRPIADATQGLQGMVPGLTVSNNSSGRPGATGTLTLRGQGNLSGNASPYILVDGVEMELSDVNPNDIENISVLKDAAACSIYGARAAYGVILVTTKKGKEGKMRANYQGSVGWSTPTVLPDMVNSLDFVKFWNDGVNNAGAGNRAYSAEKIAQLEQYMRDPSSMNPWADLKPGQSLNAAFENSELGLGNTDYFDLHYKNFSFKQSHNLSFSGGNKKAQYYVSAGYYNEDGILRYADMDYARYTVNANITSELTKWMKLKFNAKYMHSDNKTPFNQGTVNGVSLDGGLSEGFYHSLARFRPTVSPIDPNGHFTELSMVPYLQSGTYTDTQNDRFNFTTGLEFQPVKNWFIFFDYTYKQENMEYEALNVAPYIYEQDGVTLTKVARSELGVSADGQFTRAYANTRYQSINLYTNYMFSLADKHNFTVMAGYQEENNDFSWMKNSITGLYSTANPNVSMGTGDKIVVDTRNGWATRGFFGRINYDFDGKYLVEVNGRYDGSSRFASHSRWGFFPSVSLGWNIHREKFMQKAEGFLSNLKLRASYGLLGNQANAALYTFASTMSINGSLGNYIFSDGRHMYTNPPAVVNPNTTWEKVESKNIGLDFGFFGNALTGTLDIFQRDTKDMLGPGYEFPDMFGASAPQENNANLRDRGWELSLNYRGKIGSDIDYSIGGSVSDAVTKVMQYSSEESNPANTWYTGKTYGEIWGYRTDGLIQTQEEADAYNKAYDMTYFSGKLWEPGDVKYVDLDGKVGEDGRKIIDRGSNLLGNMGDMTVIGNTTPRYQYTVNGSISWKGLSLSLMFQGVGKRDWNPSGVYFWGFSSFAQVTVFKEHMDYWRPDNPGAYYPKPYINSAGGVAPFQNKNIQPTDRYLQNAAYCRLKNLTLSYTLPDVWVKKLALQKVQVFFSGENLLTFTKLKGMFDPEAIFTSNTYTSEGGKNYPMNKVLSVGLIVNL